In Papaver somniferum cultivar HN1 chromosome 1, ASM357369v1, whole genome shotgun sequence, a genomic segment contains:
- the LOC113309739 gene encoding nuclear-pore anchor-like isoform X3 — protein MPLFLTDEEFFRCSNDVSVVVDKADSYIKDLYRQIETLKAQADASSITAEQTCSLLEQKYVSLTSDFAKLEGEKEQLAVTLEQHISDVAELQSQKHQLHLKSIGRDGDVERLSIEVSELHKSNRQLLELIEQRDAEITEKNSTLKIYLEKIVNLTDNGSQREARIHDIEAEIARSNAAVARLSQEKELTERHSVWLNDELTAMVNSLNELRRSHNEHDSQISSKLANVQREYDECSRSLKWNEERVRVLEMSLTSMQEELCSCKDAAAVNEERYSAEMSTVTKLVELYKESSEEWSTKAGELEGVIRALETHLDQVENGYKEKLEKEVATRNEIEKEANNLKDKLEKCEAEIESNRKSGELSLVPFSSYGDERLICGMEDERSGDNSMIVPKIPAGISGTALAASLLRDGWSLAKMYEKYQEASDALQHERLGRKQSQAVLEKVLFEIEEKAEIILDERAEHERMVEAYSKMNQKLQQSLSEQVNIEGTIRNLKADLRRQEREYNTAQKEIADLQKQVTVLLKECRDIQLRCGSTSHMDPDDYVTSTSMEMTFDSDVEKVISERLLTFKDITGLVEQNVQLRSLVRNLSDQNDTRDAELKERFEMELRKQADDAASKVTTVLKRVEEQGNMIESLHNSVALYKRLYEEEQKRHDTQPHSAGAVLAEHGRKDLMLLFEGSQEASKKAHEQALQRARHLEVEMAKSRSEIISIGLERDKLAMEVNFARDRLDNFMKEFDHQRDETISVKARNIEFSQLIVEYQRKLRDSSDSVNASEELSRKLTMDVSILKHEKEMLLNSEKRASEEVLRLSERVHRLQASLDTIQSAEEVREEARSMERRRQEEQLNRAEREWAEAKRELQDERDNVRSLTLDREQTIKHAMRQVEEIGKQLADALHAVAAAEARAAVAEARCSNLEASLKSTQNKELEMDRSSDPSNSSTSEEPVDLLKAKQEMGRLKEEAQVNKEHMLQYKSIAQVNEAALKQIESAHEKFKAETEKLKKSLEAEIVSLRERVSELENDCVSKSKEVVNAVTGKEEALDAALAEISNLKEDISLKTSKMMAMELQLSSLKEDLGKENERWRNAQNNYERQVILQSDTIQELTTTSQALGSLQLEASDLRKLADARKNEIDILRATWETEKAVLEQLKNESEKNYAEINEQNKILHNHLEALHIKVAEKERSCFGGSSGSTDSAQHGDLDLQSVVHYLRRSKEIAETEISLLKQENLRLRSQLESALKASETAQSLLQLERANSRSLIFSDEEFKSLQIQVREINLLRESNIQLREENKNNFEECQKLREITRKARIEAEHLETLLREKQITVESNQKEIEMQKIEKANLEKRLLELLEKGKNIDLEEYERAKDGFQKIQVKLREKEAELVESKRLVAEKQDIIARLEHDLANSRSELNEKEMRTNDSLQIEAKLRMELDKLKLEHDKLRRLLTIHKKRNEGWTKEKEELIKEKQSLSKQLEDSKQGKRPIDALAKEKEELINENQSLLKQLEDSKQGKRPVMDSANDQAMIEKEMKIQILMSTLDKEREEVRKEKIKRVRTEKAVESLVKNVAQERKKLVDELEKYKKAKEQLQESTTVSASQLPLENVLDDHMASYQAAVKNLEVGVDSLINEAPAVDVPPVTTSPAGRQVHPQAMSAPTGAETAGVPSQTRPVDDREKRPISKPNVESRKGGRRLVRPRLARPVGACGDVEMSEVEASSNNADSKVVTPSHDSEPEANLAPTIAIHTLVRKRPASLASSGTPDEGNIKEEPGSSMPKKSKVFDCLNENIAEIEERVDTKTDDAVDTACEEPVDSEKDDIVPAAGEETIDSKRDYGDATIEQSAPEEVKDSLLEGESQNEINPLSEELMDDKVQDTEEDIEESMRDGEEQDPQQQPFAAEVENDREEGELPSNLADPQNDGGFDMIFEAEESLAESVIAPGVEDEEAVPTTEVVPEAVSPEILLYEKNEMGELMEETAEDNDKSNSGNEEEGAVDDIEHSPKGSFGAGGVETSSSSPTVNLGDPKQGNTNVSPKAEGGKEDLPGGSVSPKPEGGKEDLPGVSGNSSARIINMNERARSGAVLRQAGVVRQAGAASSPVTRGRGRAVLSAGRTLSTVRGRGVRARGRGGRGNVQAQEDKEQS, from the exons ATGTTTCTCTTACTTCTGATTTTGCCAAACTTGAAGGGGAGAAGGAACAACTGGCTGTTACACTTGAACAACACATTTCTGATGTTGCCGAACTTCAGTCTCAGAAACACCAACTTCATCTTAAATCT ATTGGTAGAGATGGAGACGTTGAGAGATTATCCATTGAAGTTTCTGAGCTTCACAAGTCTAATAGACAGTTACTTGAATTGATCGAACAAAGAGATGCGGAGATTACGGAGAAGAATTCCACTTTAAAGATATATCTGGAAAAAATT GTGAATCTTACAGACAATGGTTCTCAAAGAGAAGCTCGCATTCATGACATCGAAGCGGAAATAGCACGTTCTAATGCAGCGGTAGCTCGTTTATCACAG GAGAAAGAATTGACTGAGAGGCACAGTGTTTGGCTTAATGACGAGTTAACAGCCATGGTAAACAGCCTGAATGAGCTACGCCGATCGCATAACGAACATGACTCCCAGATTTCCTCCAAGCTTGCCAAT GTTCAAAGGGAATATGATGAGTGCTCTAGATCATTAAAGTGGAATGAAGAAAGAGTGAGGGTGCTTGAAATGAGTTTAACATCAATGCAAGag GAATTATGTTCATGCAAAGATGCTGCTGCTGTGAATGAGGAGCGCTACTCTGCTGAAATGTCAACG GTTACAAAGCTGGTTGAACTCTATAAAGAGAGTTCTGAGGAATGGTCAACAAAGGCAGGGGAGCTAGAGGGTGTGATCAGGGCATTGGAG ACACATTTGGATCAAGTTGAAAATGGTTATAAAGAGAAGCTTGAGAAGGAAGTAGCCACAAGAAATGAGATTGAAAAG GAAGCAAACAACTTGAAAGATAAACTTGAAAAGTGTGAAGCAGAAATTGAAAGTAATAGGAAATCTGGCGAGTTGAGTCTTGTTCCATTCAGCAGTTATGGTGATGAAAG ACTGATATGTGGGATGGAGGATGAGAGAAGTGGGGATAACAGTATGATCGTCCCTAAAATCCCAGCAGGCATTTCAGGAACGGCATTGGCGGCATCACTTTTGCGCGACGGATGGAGT CTAGCTAAAATGTATGAGAAGTATCAAGAGGCCAGCGATGCATTACAACATGAAAGGCTAGGACGAAAGCAATCGCAAGCTGTTTTGGAAAAG GTGTTGTTTGAAATTGAGGAGAAAGCTGAAATCATTTTGGACGAACGAG CTGAACATGAAAGAATGGTTGAAGCATATTCTAAGATGAATCAAAAGTTGCAGCAGTCGCTCTCGGAACAGGTTAATATTGAGGGCACCATTCGAAATTTGAAG GCTGACCTTAGGAGACAGGAGCGTGAATATAATACAGCACAGAAAGAAATTGCTGACCTTCAGAAACAG GTGACTGTTCTTCTCAAGGAATGCCGAGATATTCAACTACGTTGTGGGTCTACAAGCCATATGGATCCCGACGACTATGTTACCAGCACATCGATGGAGATGACTTTTGATTCTGATGTTGAAAAGGTTATTTCGGAACGCTTG TTGACCTTCAAGGATATAACAGGGCTGGTTGAGCAGAATGTACAGCTCCGAAGTCTTGTACGCAATCTCTCTGATCAGAATGATACAAGAGATGCGGAGTTAAAG GAGAGGTTTGAAATGGAGTTACGTAAACAGGCTGATGACGCTGCATCCAAGGTTACTACTGTCTTGAAAAGGGTGGAGGAGCAAGGAAACATGATAGAGTCACTTCACAACTCT GTTGCATTGTATAAAAgattatatgaagaggaacaGAAGCGGCACGACACACAGCCTCATTCTGCTGGGGCAGTTCTAG CAGAACATGGAAGAAAAGACCTTATGCTACTCTTCGAAGGTTCTCAG GAGGCTAGTAAGAAAGCACACGAGCAAGCTCTTCAACGTGCTAGACATCTTGAAGTAGAGATGGCTAAATCTAG GAGTGAGATTATATCAATAGGGCTTGAGCGTGATAAGTTAGCCATGGAAGTGAACTTCGCGCGAGACAGACTCGATAATTTTATGAAAGAGTTTGATCATCAG AGAGATGAAACCATTTCAGTTAAAGCTAGAAATATTGAGTTCTCTCAACTGATTGTTGAATATCAACGGAAGCTACGTGACAGTTCTGATTCTGTGAATGCCTCGGAGGAGCTTTCACGAAAGTTAACTATGGAC GTGTCCATCTTGAAGCATGAAAAGGAAATGTTGTTAAATTCTGAGAAAAGAGCTTCTGAGGAAGTGCTTAGGTTGTCAGAGAGAGTTCACCGTCTTCAG GCAAGTTTGGATACTATTCAGAGTGCAGAGGAAGTCCGTGAG GAAGCTAGATCAATGGAAAGAAGAAGGCAGGAGGAGCAGTTAAACCGTGCTGAG AGGGAATGGGCTGAAGCTAAGAGAGAACTTCAAGATGAACGGGATAATGTTCGGAGTCTTACACTTGACAGGGAACAGACAATAAAACACGCAATGAGACAGGTCGAGGAAATAGGAAAACAATTGGCTGATGCATTGCATGCTGTTGCTGCGGCTGAGGCTAGGGCAGCGGTAGCTGAG GCTAGGTGCTCAAATTTGGAAGCAAGTCTTAAATCTACTCAAAATAAG GAACTTGAGATGGATCGGAGTTCTGATCCTTCTAATTCCTCAACAAGTGAG GAGCCAGTTGACCTGCTCAAAGCAAAACAAGAAATGGGAAGACTCAAAGAAGAAGCCCAAGTTAACAAAGAGCACATGCTTCAG TATAAAAGCATAGCACAAGTTAACGAAGCTGCCTTGAAGCAAATAGAATCCGCACATGAGAAATTTAAGGCTGAG ACTGAGAAGCTAAAAAAGTCGTTGGAAGCTGAAATTGTCTCACTGAGAGAAAGGGTCTCTGAACTTGAAAAtgattgtgtttcaaaatccaaagaAGTTGTCAATGCCGTCACAGGGAAAGAAGAAGCACTTGATGCTGCATTAGCTGAAATTAGTAATCTCAAGGAAGATATATCCTTAAAAAC CTCTAAAATGATGGCGATGGAACTTCAGTTATCCTCGTTAAAAGAAGATTTGGGGAAAGAGAATGAACGATGGCGGAATGCTCAGAATAACTATGAAAGACAG GTTATTCTGCAGTCTGATACAATTCAAGAGCTGACAACAACATCACAGGCCTTGGGCTCACTGCAACTGGAAGCATCTGATTTGCGGAAATTGGCAGATGCCCGTAAGAATGAAATT GACATACTTAGAGCAACCTGGGAAACAGAGAAAGCAGTATTGGAGCAATTAAAGAATGAAAGCGAGAAGAATTACGCTGAAATTAATGAACAG AACAAGATACTGCATAATCACCTGGAGGCTTTACACATTAAAGTGGCTGAAAAAGAGCGAAGTTGTTTCGGTGGATCTTCCGGAAGCACAGATTCAGCTCAACACGGTGATCTTGACCTACAAAGTGTAGTCCATTATCTCCGGCGGTCGAAAGAAATA GCGGAAACAGAGATTTCATTGTTAAAGCAAGAAAATCTAAGACTGCGGTCTCAG CTTGAGTCTGCCTTGAAAGCATCTGAGACGGCTCAATCGTTGCTTCAGTTGGAACGTGCCAATTCTAGGTCATTGATATTTAGCGATGAAGAGTTCAAGTCCCTTCAGATTCAG GTCAGAGAGATAAATTTGCTCCGGGAAAGCAATATTCAACTTAGAGAGGAAAACAAGAACAACTTTGAGGAATGTCAG AAATTGCGTGAAATAACTCGAAAGGCTAGAATTGAGGCTGAACATTTGGAAACCCTGCTGAGGGAGAAGCAAATTACAGTTGAGTCCAACCAGAAAGAAATTGAAATGCAAAAGATAGAGAAAGCTAACTTGGAGAAGCGGCTTTTGGAG CTACTCGAGAAGGGGAAGAATATTGATTTGGAGGAGTACGAACGGGCGAAGGATGGCTTTCAGAAGATCCAG GTAAAactaagagagaaagaagcagaGCTGGTGGAAAGTAAAAGGCTTGTTGCTGAAAAGCAAGATATCATAGCTCGGTTGGAACATGACTTGGCAAACAGCAGATCTGAACTAAATGAAAAGGAGATGAGAACTAATGATAGTCTTCAGATTGAG GCCAAACTTAGAATGGAACTTGACAAGCTGAAACTGGAACATGACAAGCTCAGGAGATTGCTTACTATCCACAAG AAGAGGAACGAAGGCTGgacaaaagaaaaggaagaacTGATTAAAGAGAAGCAATCTCTTTCGAAACAGTTGGAAGACTCTAAACAAG GGAAGAGACCTATTGATGCCTTGGCAAAAGAAAAGGAGGAGTTGATTAATGAGAATCAATCACTTTTGAAACAGTTGGAAGACTCTAAGCAAG ggAAGAGACCTGTGATGGATTCTGCTAATGATCAAGCAATGATAGAAAAGGAAATGAAGATACAG ATACTTATGTCTACTCTGGACAAGGAAAGAGAAGAAGTGAGGAAAGAGAAAATAAAGCGTGTCAGGACCGAGAAGGCAGTTGAAAGTCTTGTTAAAAATGTTGCTCAG GAGAGAAAAAAATTGGTGGATGAGCTTGAGAAGTACAAAAAAGCTAAAGAACAACTTCAAGAG AGCACCACAGTTTCGGCGTCCCAACTGCCCCTTGAGAATGTCTTGGATGACCACATGGCTTCTTATCAAGCAGCTGTGAAGAACTTAGAGGTTGGAGTAGATTCACTTATTAACGAGGCTCCTGCTGTGGATGTGCCACCTGTGACAACTTCTCCAG CTGGTAGGCAAGTTCATCCTCAGGCTATGAGCGCCCCAACTGGAGCAGAAACGGCTGGAGTGCCTTCACAAACTAGACCAGTAGATGATAGGGAAAAAAGACCCATCTCCAAACCCAACGTTGAATCCCGTAAAGGTGGAAGAAGGCTGGTCCGACCTCGTCTTGCACGTCCAGTGGGGGCTTGCGGTGATGTTGAGATGTCCGAGGTTGAAGCGTCCTCTAATAATGCTGATTCAAAAGTAGTTACGCCTTCACATGATAGTGAGCCTGAAGCAAATTTAGCTCCTACCATCGCCATTCATACGTTAGTTCGCAAACGACCAGCTTCATTGGCCTCATCTGGAACACCAGATGAGGGTAACATTAAAGAGGAGCCTGGTTCCTCTATGCCGAAGAAGTCAAAAGTTTTTGATTGTCTCAACGAGAACATTGCCGAAATTGAAGAGAGAGTCGATACCAAAACAGATGATGCTGTTGATACTGCTTGTGAAGAGCCTGTTGATTCCGAAAAGGATGACATTGTGCCGGCTGCAGGCGAAGAGACAATTGATTCTAAAAGGGACTACGGAGATGCTACCATCGAACAGTCAGCTCCTGAAGAGGTGAAGGATTCATTGTTAGAAGGTGAATCTCAGAACGAGATAAATCCTTTGTCAGAAGAGTTGATGGATGATAAGGTTCAAGACACAGAGGAGGATATTGAAGAAAGTATGAGGGATGGCGAGGAGCAAGATCCTCAGCAGCAGCCCTTTGCCGCAGAAGTTGAAAATGATAGAGAGGAGGGGGAGTTGCCTTCTAATTTGGCTGACCCCCAGAATGACGGTGGTTTTGATATGATTTTCGAGGCAGAAGAGAGTTTGGCCGAATCTGTGATAGCTCCCGGCGTAGAGGATGAGGAGGCTGTACCTACCACTGAGGTGGTTCCCGAGGCTGTTTCTCCCGAAATCTTATTATATGAGAAAAATGAAATGGGTGAGTTAATGGAAGAGACTGCTGAAGATAATGATAAGTCTAACAGCGGTAATGAAGAGGAAGGAGCTGTTGATGATATCGAGCATAGCCCTAAAGGTTCTTTTGGAGCAGGTGGGGTTGAGACCTCTTCATCTTCCCCAACTGTTAACCTAGGCGATCCGAAACAAGGTAACACTAATGTCTCACCCAAGGCTGAAGGTGGAAAGGAAGATTTGCCAGGTGGGTCTGTCTCGCCGAAGCCTGAAGGTGGAAAAGAGGATTTGCCAGGTGTATCTGGGAATAGCTCGGCTAGAATCATTAACATGAATGAGAGAGCTAGAAGTGGGGCTGTGCTTAGACAGGCTGGAGTGGTAAGACAGGCTGGAGCCGCGTCTTCTCCTGTGACTAGAGGTCGGGGCAGAGCAGTGCTTAGTGCTGGCAGG ACCTTATCTACTGTTCGTGGTCGTGGCGTGCGTGCTCGAGGACGAGGTGGACGTGGCAATGTGCAAGCACAGGAGGACAAAGAACAAAGCTGA